Proteins from a single region of Hordeum vulgare subsp. vulgare chromosome 6H, MorexV3_pseudomolecules_assembly, whole genome shotgun sequence:
- the LOC123405715 gene encoding uncharacterized membrane protein YjcL-like, whose amino-acid sequence MGQQRRRRCGGGATSVNVEPGPLRGDREQCRRRGDLDGASAAARSIACDAELGQATCWTSMHDGSTGSGAWAYGVTRRRFSTSAVATWRGGTGQTGVVTYLKNISFLREPPRNHPRLPTTSNRLSATARLPAVAPRRRALLAARALGLGLLGPPRPRRQPARAIRDRLVHLDRSASKGEGRATTTSSLVTAAACSASSATSCTAMATAAFVVVSPHFRVSTHHPSSLSPAVAGRTALVPRLAVAARRRLPRALPPCGLPLVPASDHWGNWTVLLSAAALGVWSEKSTGAGKALSSALVTVLLGLAASTASLVAADAPAYRVVLDYQLPLAVPLRLFRADLRRVLRSSGALLLAFLLGSVATTAGTVVAFVLVLMRSLGQDRWKIAAALMSRHIGGAVNYVAVAEALQVTPSVLAAGLAPDNVICALYFTTLFALAAKISAEEAPHPKPKAANANGEPAPAAGAVGGDRLPVLESATTMAVSFAICRAGKHMATLMGVQGGGLPCITAIVVALATLFPSRIDRLAPAGEAMAVVLMQVFFAVVGANGSIRNVVHTAPDILAFAFVQIAMHLMVIMGAGRMLWMERKLVLIASNANVGGPTTACGMATTKGWASLVVPGILAGILGIAIATFLGIAFGMFVLKHM is encoded by the exons ATGGGGCAGCAACGTCGGCGGCGATGTGGTGGAGGTGCGACATCGGTGAACGTGGAACCGGGGCCACTGCGGGGTGATCGGGAACAATGTCGGCGGCGAGGTGATCTTGAcggggcgtcggcggcggcgaggtcAATCGCGTGCGACGCTGAATTAGGTCAAGCGACGTGCTGGACCAGCATGCACGACGGGTCAACCGGGTCGGGGGCGTGGGCGTACGGCGTCACGAGGCGACGATTTTCCACATCAGCGGTGGCGACGTGGCGAGGCGGGACGGGGCAGACCGGCGTGGTGACGTAC TTAAAAAACATTTCATTTTTACGTGAACCCCCTCGCAATCACCCTCGCCTCCCCACCACCAGCAACAGGCTCTCCGCCACCGCCCGCCTCCCCGCCGTCGCCCCTCGCCGGCGCGCCCTCCTGGCCGCCCGCGCCCTCGGCCTCGGCCTTCTCGGACCGCCGCGGCCACGCCGGCAGCCGGCCCGCGCTATACGGGATCGCCTGGTACATCTCGACCGATCGGCCtcgaaaggagagggcagagcgACGACGACCTCGTCCCTGGTGACCGCGGCGGCGTGCTCGGCCTCGTCGGCGACCTCGTGCACGGCGATGGCGACGGCCGCCTTCGTGGTCGTGTCCCCACACTTCCGAGTCTCAACCCACCacccctcttctctctcccccGCCGTAGCCGGCCGCACCGCTCTTGTCCCCCGCCTAGCTGTTGCAGCACGCCGGCGCCTCCCCCGAGCCCTGCCGCCCTGCGGCCTCCCGCTGGTCCCGGCCTCCGACCACTGGGGCAACTGGACGGTGCTCCTGTCGGCGGCCGCGCTGGGCGTTTGGTCCGAGAAAAGCACCGGCGCGGGCAAGGCGCTGAGCAGCGCGCTGGTGACCGTGCTGCTCGGCCTCGCCGCCAGCACGGCCAGCCTCGTCGCCGCCGACGCCCCCGCCTACCGCGTGGTCCTCGACTACCAGCTCCCGCTGGCCGTCCCGCTCCGCCTTTTCCGCGCCGACCTCCGCCGCGTCCTCCGCTCCTCCGGCGCCCTCCTCCTCGCCTTCCTCCTCGGATCCG TGGCGACGACGGCGGGCACGGTGGTGGCGTTCGTGCTGGTCCTGATGCGGTCCCTCGGACAGGACCGCTGGAAGATCGCGGCGGCGCTCATGAGCCGGCACATCGGAGGAGCCGTCAACTACGTCGCCGTCGCGGAGGCCCTGCAGGTGACCCCGTCGGTGCTGGCGGCAGGGCTGGCCCCCGACAACGTCATCTGCGCGCTCTACTTCACCACGCTCTTCGCGCTAGCCGCCAAGATCTCCGCCGAAGAGGCTCCGCACCCGAAACCGAAAGCAGCCAACGCGAACGGCGAGCCCGCTCCGGCTGCCGGTGCCGTCGGCGGCGACAGGCTGCCGGTCTTGGAGAGCGCGACGACGATGGCCGTGTCGTTCGCGATATGCAGAGCGGGCAAGCACATGGCAACCCTGATGGGCGTACAGGGCGGCGGCCTCCCTTGCATCACGGCGATCGTGGTGGCGCTGGCGACGCTGTTCCCGTCCCGCATCGACAGGCTCGCCCCCGCCGGCGAGGCCATGGCCGTGGTGCTCATGCAGGTGTTCTTCGCCGTGGTGGGGGCCAACGGCAGCATCCGCAACGTCGTCCACACGGCGCCCGACATCTTGGCGTTCGCGTTCGTGCAAATCGCCATGCACCTGATGGTGATCATGGGCGCCGGGAGGATGCTGTGGATGGAGAGGAAGCTCGTGCTCATCGCGTCCAACGCCAACGTCGGCGGCCCGACCACCGCCTGCGGGATGGCCACCACCAAGGGCTGGGCCTCCCTGGTGGTTCCCGGGATCCTGGCCGGCATCCTTGGGATCGCCATCGCCACCTTCCTCGGCATCGCCTTCGGCATGTTTGTCCTCAAGCACATGTAA